Proteins encoded within one genomic window of Bacteroidota bacterium:
- a CDS encoding pseudouridine synthase encodes MHYIILYKPYGVLCQFSDKEDRPTLSDLGKFPKDVYPVGRLDFDSEGLVLLTNDNTLKHKLLEPKFKTPKTYLAQVETIPDENALEKLRKGVVIEGKKTLPAEVKLLEQEPNLPPRSVPIRFRKNVPTAWLEITIYEGRNRQVRKMTAAVGHPTLRLVRIKMGNIELGNLLIGEVRNLRTKVKDKLY; translated from the coding sequence ATGCATTATATTATATTGTACAAACCTTACGGAGTTCTGTGTCAGTTCAGCGACAAGGAAGACAGACCAACACTCTCCGACTTAGGAAAATTTCCAAAAGATGTTTACCCTGTCGGCAGATTGGATTTTGACAGTGAAGGGTTAGTACTTCTAACAAACGACAATACATTAAAACATAAATTATTGGAGCCGAAATTTAAAACTCCGAAAACTTATCTCGCTCAAGTTGAAACAATTCCGGACGAAAATGCGTTGGAAAAACTCAGAAAAGGCGTTGTAATAGAAGGAAAGAAAACTTTGCCCGCCGAAGTAAAATTACTCGAACAAGAACCAAACCTTCCTCCCCGTTCAGTTCCCATTCGTTTCAGAAAAAATGTTCCAACAGCTTGGCTTGAGATTACAATTTACGAAGGACGCAACAGGCAGGTTAGAAAAATGACTGCTGCTGTTGGGCACCCGACGTTGAGATTGGTTAGAATTAAGATGGGAAATATAGAATTAGGTAATCTGCTAATCGGTGAAGTAAGAAATCTCAGAACAAAGGTTAAAGATAAACTGTACTAA
- a CDS encoding DUF2007 domain-containing protein, with protein MKDLICIKVFNSRLEAEMEQNYLKVHEIDSIISSDDAGRAYSFSLSGGVKLFVRAEDAQRAVEILESYYDSPITDIE; from the coding sequence ATGAAAGATTTGATTTGCATAAAAGTTTTCAATTCACGTTTAGAAGCAGAGATGGAGCAGAATTATCTGAAAGTACATGAGATTGATTCAATTATCAGTTCAGACGATGCTGGAAGGGCTTACAGCTTTTCGCTAAGCGGTGGAGTCAAATTATTTGTCCGAGCTGAAGATGCTCAAAGAGCGGTCGAAATTTTGGAATCGTATTATGACTCTCCTATTACTGACATTGAATAA
- a CDS encoding DUF6483 family protein yields MLQRDYIMRMIEQLNKVLSKILFNKEVKQFENALGEIQTSGENFLGFKWKMIEQLSDQDIIALLKIGGELNVGKTIVIASLLKEEADILELLGKEDKSWRTYLKAFSLFVEILMIETTDEIVAKTKESLQKLEKYYIPSNIEEKRTWFIQHFIN; encoded by the coding sequence ATGCTCCAACGCGACTACATAATGAGGATGATAGAACAACTTAATAAGGTTTTATCTAAAATCTTATTTAATAAGGAAGTCAAGCAGTTTGAAAATGCACTTGGTGAAATTCAAACTTCCGGTGAAAATTTTCTCGGCTTCAAATGGAAAATGATAGAGCAGTTAAGCGATCAGGACATTATCGCCTTACTGAAAATCGGTGGTGAATTAAATGTTGGAAAAACTATAGTAATAGCTTCATTGCTTAAAGAAGAAGCTGATATTTTAGAACTGCTTGGCAAAGAAGACAAGAGTTGGAGAACTTATCTTAAAGCATTCAGTTTATTTGTAGAAATTCTGATGATAGAAACGACGGACGAAATAGTAGCCAAAACAAAGGAATCGCTGCAAAAGCTTGAAAAATATTACATTCCATCGAATATCGAGGAAAAGCGGACTTGGTTCATTCAACATTTTATAAATTAG
- a CDS encoding DUF1016 N-terminal domain-containing protein, with protein MKYKRIVPTIYDNLFKRIASILSNAKSKVFREINQTQVLAYWEIGKEIVEFEQKGRRRAEYGRELIINLSRDMTEKFGRGFSERNLEQMRKFYLNYSQKAQTLSNEFKPILAWSHYCELLKPENAIKDPYVLGGLDNKVFASKYKLTLPSEKELRLKLKSPGSNLSE; from the coding sequence ATGAAATATAAAAGAATCGTTCCAACAATTTATGATAACCTCTTCAAACGAATCGCTTCGATTTTATCTAACGCGAAAAGTAAAGTCTTTAGAGAAATAAACCAAACCCAAGTATTAGCATATTGGGAAATCGGAAAAGAAATTGTTGAGTTTGAACAAAAAGGTCGAAGACGGGCTGAATATGGAAGGGAACTGATTATTAACTTATCAAGAGATATGACAGAAAAATTTGGCAGAGGGTTTTCTGAAAGAAACCTGGAACAAATGCGTAAGTTCTATTTGAACTATTCACAAAAAGCGCAGACACTGTCTAACGAATTCAAACCAATACTTGCTTGGTCGCATTATTGCGAGTTGCTAAAACCAGAAAACGCAATAAAAGACCCTTATGTTTTAGGTGGTTTAGACAATAAAGTTTTTGCTTCAAAGTATAAACTAACTTTACCATCTGAGAAAGAATTAAGACTTAAACTAAAGTCGCCGGGATCAAACTTATCGGAATAA